One window of the Streptococcus parasanguinis ATCC 15912 genome contains the following:
- the gdhA gene encoding NADP-specific glutamate dehydrogenase: MTTAKEYIQSTFETVKARNGHEAEFLQAVEEFLSTLEPVFEKHPEYIEENILARITEPERVISFRVPWVDREGNIQVNRGYRVQFNSAVGPYKGGLRFHPTVNQGILKFLGFEQIFKNVLTGLPIGGGKGGSDFDPKGKTDAEVMRFCQSFMTELQKHIGPSLDVPAGDIGVGGREIGYLYGQYKRLRQFDAGVLTGKPLGFGGSLIRPEATGYGLVYYTEEMLKANGDSFAGKKVVISGSGNVAQYALQKATELGATVISVSDSNGYVIDENGIDFDLLTDVKEKRRARLTEYAAEKPTATYYEGSVWTYAGNYDIALPCATQNEIDGDAAKRLVAQGVKVVSEGANMPSNIDAINVYKENGILYGPAKAANAGGVAVSALEMSQNSQRLSWTREEVDGRLKDIMTNIFNTAKTTAETYGLGKDYLAGANIAAFENVANAMIAQGLV; the protein is encoded by the coding sequence ATGACAACTGCTAAAGAATATATCCAAAGCACCTTCGAAACTGTAAAAGCTCGTAACGGCCATGAAGCTGAATTCCTTCAAGCTGTTGAAGAGTTCCTCAGCACTTTGGAACCTGTTTTTGAAAAACATCCTGAATACATCGAAGAAAACATTTTGGCTCGTATTACAGAACCTGAACGCGTGATTTCTTTCCGTGTTCCTTGGGTTGACCGTGAAGGAAACATCCAAGTAAACCGTGGTTACCGTGTTCAATTCAACTCTGCTGTAGGTCCTTACAAAGGTGGTCTTCGTTTCCACCCAACTGTTAACCAAGGGATCTTGAAATTCCTCGGTTTCGAACAAATCTTCAAAAACGTCTTGACTGGTCTTCCTATCGGTGGTGGTAAAGGTGGATCTGACTTCGATCCTAAAGGAAAAACAGACGCTGAAGTGATGCGTTTCTGCCAAAGCTTCATGACTGAATTGCAAAAACACATCGGTCCTTCTCTTGATGTCCCAGCTGGTGATATCGGGGTTGGTGGACGTGAAATCGGATACCTTTACGGTCAATACAAACGCCTTCGCCAATTCGATGCTGGTGTCTTGACTGGTAAACCTCTTGGTTTCGGTGGTAGCTTGATCCGTCCAGAAGCAACTGGTTATGGTTTGGTTTACTACACTGAAGAAATGCTCAAAGCAAACGGCGACAGCTTTGCTGGTAAGAAAGTCGTGATCTCAGGTTCTGGTAACGTTGCTCAATACGCTCTTCAAAAAGCAACTGAACTTGGTGCAACTGTTATCTCTGTATCTGACTCAAACGGTTACGTGATCGACGAAAACGGTATTGACTTCGACCTTCTTACAGACGTCAAAGAAAAACGTCGTGCACGTTTGACTGAATACGCTGCTGAAAAACCAACTGCTACTTACTACGAAGGTTCTGTATGGACTTATGCTGGTAACTATGATATCGCTCTTCCATGTGCAACTCAAAATGAAATCGATGGCGATGCTGCAAAACGTTTGGTCGCTCAAGGTGTAAAAGTTGTCTCTGAAGGAGCAAACATGCCAAGTAACATCGATGCCATCAACGTATACAAAGAAAATGGTATCCTTTACGGACCTGCTAAAGCAGCCAATGCTGGTGGGGTTGCTGTATCTGCTCTTGAAATGAGCCAAAACAGCCAACGTCTTTCATGGACACGCGAAGAAGTGGACGGACGTTTGAAAGACATCATGACCAACATCTTCAACACTGCTAAAACAACTGCAGAAACTTACGGTCTTGGTAAAGATTACCTTGCAGGTGCCAACATCGCTGCCTTTGAAAATGTCGCAAACGCGATGATTGCACAAGGTCTTGTATAA
- a CDS encoding mechanosensitive ion channel family protein, with amino-acid sequence MSQALQRYFSKIDWTKIFDDLISKCISLIFVFLLFFIAKKVIHSLVKRILTPSFKYTVQDEARKNTILRLVESLLNYCLYFILIYWILSILGLPVSSLLAGAGIAGVAIGMGAQGFLSDLVNGFFILLERQLDVGDNVRLTNGSINIAGIVSSVGIRTTQVRDFDGTLHFVPNRNITVVSNLSRGDMRVLIDIPLDANTDLDKIYQVIAQVNQSEQDKHPEVLTGPTILGPQIEKNGRYSFRIAMTAQNGTQTTVYHTYYKLYHDALMEAGISLPTGKNGIM; translated from the coding sequence ATGAGTCAAGCTCTCCAACGTTATTTCAGTAAAATAGACTGGACAAAGATTTTTGATGATCTGATATCAAAATGTATCTCTCTGATTTTTGTCTTTCTCTTATTTTTTATCGCTAAAAAGGTCATCCATAGCCTGGTTAAGCGGATATTAACCCCTTCCTTTAAGTATACGGTGCAGGATGAAGCCCGTAAAAATACGATTCTCCGCTTGGTTGAGAGCCTCTTAAACTATTGTTTGTATTTCATCTTGATCTACTGGATTTTGTCGATTCTGGGCCTTCCAGTCTCTAGTCTCTTGGCTGGTGCTGGGATTGCTGGGGTGGCGATTGGGATGGGAGCCCAGGGCTTTCTTTCCGATTTGGTCAATGGTTTCTTCATCCTTTTAGAACGGCAGTTGGATGTGGGAGACAATGTTCGTCTCACGAATGGATCTATCAATATTGCCGGAATCGTCAGCAGTGTCGGGATTCGCACGACTCAGGTGCGAGACTTTGATGGAACTCTCCATTTTGTCCCGAATCGCAACATCACCGTCGTCAGCAATCTCTCACGTGGCGATATGCGCGTGCTGATCGATATTCCGCTAGATGCAAATACCGATCTCGACAAGATCTATCAGGTGATTGCTCAGGTCAATCAGTCTGAACAAGATAAACACCCAGAGGTGTTGACAGGTCCTACGATTTTAGGCCCACAGATCGAAAAAAATGGTCGTTATTCCTTCCGCATCGCGATGACTGCGCAAAATGGAACCCAGACGACTGTCTATCACACCTACTATAAACTCTACCATGATGCCTTGATGGAAGCAGGGATTAGCCTACCGACAGGAAAGAATGGGATCATGTAA
- a CDS encoding dihydroorotate oxidase, translated as MVSTKTQIAGFEFDNCLMNAAGVACMTTEELEEVKNSAAGTFVTKTATLEFRAGNPEPRYQDVPLGSINSMGLPNQGLDYYLNYLLELQETDPDRTFFLSLVGMSPEETHTILKKVQDSDFKGLTELNLSCPNVPGKPQIAYDFDTTDRILSEVFAYFTKPLGIKLPPYFDIVHFDQAAAIFNKYPLKFVNCVNSIGNGLYIEDESVVIRPKNGFGGIGGEYIKPTALANVHAFYQRLNPEIQIVGTGGVLTGRDAFEHILCGASMVQIGTTLHKEGVGAFDRITAELKAIMEEKGYQSLEDFRGKLHYID; from the coding sequence ATGGTATCGACAAAGACGCAAATTGCTGGTTTTGAATTTGACAACTGCTTGATGAATGCGGCAGGTGTAGCCTGTATGACCACTGAGGAATTAGAAGAAGTGAAGAACTCAGCTGCTGGGACCTTTGTGACCAAGACAGCGACCTTAGAATTCCGTGCTGGTAATCCAGAGCCACGCTACCAAGATGTGCCACTTGGTTCGATCAATTCGATGGGGCTGCCTAACCAAGGGTTGGACTATTATTTGAATTACTTATTGGAGTTGCAAGAAACGGATCCAGATCGGACCTTCTTCTTATCTCTCGTCGGCATGTCTCCTGAAGAAACTCATACCATCTTGAAAAAGGTGCAAGACAGTGACTTTAAAGGCTTGACAGAGTTGAACCTATCTTGTCCCAATGTCCCTGGAAAACCTCAGATTGCCTATGATTTTGATACGACAGATCGGATCTTGTCCGAGGTCTTTGCCTACTTTACCAAACCTCTTGGGATCAAGTTGCCACCTTATTTTGATATCGTTCATTTTGATCAAGCAGCAGCGATCTTTAACAAATACCCGCTCAAGTTTGTCAACTGCGTCAATTCGATCGGAAATGGCCTCTACATTGAGGATGAATCCGTGGTGATCCGTCCTAAGAACGGCTTTGGTGGGATTGGTGGAGAATACATCAAGCCAACGGCTCTCGCCAATGTCCATGCCTTTTACCAACGGTTGAATCCAGAAATTCAGATTGTGGGGACTGGGGGTGTCTTGACTGGTCGGGATGCTTTTGAGCATATCCTTTGTGGGGCTAGTATGGTGCAAATCGGAACGACGCTGCATAAAGAAGGAGTAGGAGCTTTTGACCGCATCACTGCGGAGCTCAAAGCCATCATGGAAGAAAAAGGCTACCAAAGTCTGGAAGACTTCCGTGGGAAATTGCACTACATTGACTAA
- the msrB gene encoding peptide-methionine (R)-S-oxide reductase MsrB — translation MAEIYLAGGCFWGLEEYFSRIPGVEETTVGYANGQVETTNYQLIKETDHAETVQVIYDPDKITLRAILLYYFRVIDPLSINKQGNDRGRQYRTGVYYTDEADREVIAQVFAEEEKQLGNKIAVELEPLRHYILAEDYHQDYLKKNPGGYCHIDVTDAEQPLIDPAAYQKPDQEILKAKLTAEQYQVTQESATERPFHNAYDLTFEEGIYVDITTGEPLFFAKDKFASGCGWPSFSRPIAKDVVHYYQDHSHGMERIEVRSRSGNAHLGHVFTDGPKDQGGLRYCINSASLRFIPKEEMEQEGYGYLLKALK, via the coding sequence ATGGCAGAGATTTATCTAGCAGGTGGCTGTTTTTGGGGCTTAGAGGAATATTTTTCACGGATCCCGGGTGTAGAAGAGACGACGGTGGGCTATGCCAATGGCCAGGTAGAAACGACCAATTACCAACTGATCAAGGAAACGGATCATGCAGAGACCGTTCAGGTCATTTACGATCCAGATAAAATCACCCTACGAGCGATTCTGCTCTACTATTTCCGGGTGATCGATCCCTTGTCCATTAACAAGCAAGGAAATGATCGAGGACGCCAGTACCGGACCGGTGTCTATTATACAGACGAGGCAGACCGTGAGGTGATCGCCCAAGTGTTTGCGGAAGAAGAGAAGCAACTGGGCAACAAAATAGCGGTTGAACTAGAACCTTTGCGCCACTACATCCTAGCTGAGGACTACCACCAAGACTACCTCAAGAAGAATCCTGGAGGCTATTGCCATATCGATGTGACAGATGCTGAGCAGCCCTTGATTGATCCAGCAGCTTATCAGAAGCCAGATCAAGAAATCCTAAAGGCGAAACTGACAGCAGAGCAGTACCAAGTCACTCAAGAAAGCGCGACAGAACGTCCTTTCCACAATGCCTATGATCTGACCTTTGAAGAGGGGATTTATGTGGATATTACGACGGGGGAACCTCTCTTTTTTGCCAAGGATAAGTTTGCTTCTGGCTGTGGATGGCCAAGTTTCTCTCGTCCCATTGCCAAAGATGTTGTCCACTATTACCAAGATCATAGCCACGGGATGGAGCGGATCGAAGTTCGTTCCCGCTCAGGCAATGCCCATCTCGGCCATGTCTTCACCGATGGACCAAAAGACCAAGGAGGTCTTCGCTATTGTATCAATTCGGCCTCTCTGCGCTTTATTCCAAAAGAGGAAATGGAGCAAGAAGGCTATGGTTATTTGTTAAAAGCTTTGAAATAA